Genomic DNA from Candidatus Koribacter versatilis Ellin345:
CCCGGCGCCGCTTACGGACCCATCCGGCAACAGCGCGGCGGTGCCACCCGGCGACTGGACCAACCCGACTTGCTCCAGGCCGAGGCGGAACTTGCAATCCAGTTGGACAAGCATAAGACCGATCCGGACTGGTTACGCGCGCAGGCGCGCATCGCTCTTCTCGAGGGAGACCCCTCGCAGGCGGTAGCGCTACTCGAACCGCTCAGCCAGCATGAGGGCGTGAAGCCCGGGACGATGATGGATCTTGCGATTGCCTACATCGCGCTCGGAGATGTCTCGACCTCACCTAGACGCGAGAGTGACTATAAGAAGGGCCTCTCGCTGCTGGACCGCTCACTGACCGCAGACCCGGCTTCGGCGGTTGCGCTGTTTAATCGCGCCCTGGTGCTGGAAAGGCTGCAGCGGCAGCCTGAAGCTGCCGCCGCATGGAAAGAGTATCTGAAGGTAGATGCAGAGAGCGCGTGGGCACACGAAGCACGAGCGCACGTGGGCTGAGCGGATATTCCTACTGCTCACCGGCAATCGTTAGCGTACAGTTCTTGCAAATCAACATCGTCGGGGCCTGGCAGTCCGTCCTTTTCACGACGCTGAAAGGGAATGCCTTGCGACCACGCTGCGTACGAGATACCCGCATCATCGTCACTCGAGCCGGGCCGTTTAGGCACATCTTTGGGAAATGCAAGTTGCGCTCACGATCCGACAGCTTGCTCATGCTGTCGAACGCATTCATCGAATCGCAGTGCGCGTCGTCTTCATCCCAGTTCGGCAGGGGTATGACATCTAAATGGACTTCCAGTCGGTCTGGATCGGAAGTATCAAACTCGAAACCAGCACCAACTGCCTGCCCGGGATGTGCCGGATCGGGACCCGACAACACCGGTTGGGTGGTTAACCCTTCATAGCGAAGAGTCACCCCAGTGGCATACCGTCGAAGGGTGTTCGGCACGCAATTCTTGCCGGCCGGGCTAATGCACGACGGTTCAGATGCACGCTCGATTAGATATATGGATTTGGGAATCGGCAATTTCACCATAACGCTCGCGCCGTTTGCGTTCGGCGCGCATGCGAAGCCCGCCCCGCCGCGCCTGGCCAGTACGATCGTGTCCTGCTGACCTTTTTGCTTGATAATTGAATCATCTATTCCGGTAGTCGCCGTGGGAGATTTAAAGGCCATCTCGTAAACGAGTGGGGCTTTGACGTTTGGATAAGCAACCACGGTTTCTTCATCTGGGACGCCCAGCGCAATCTCGGAACGAAGGCTCTTGAACGCGGGTACGAAGTGGGTGTCATCGAGGGCAGGAATCGAAACGAGCAGGAAGTGCTGGTCCGCATTCTCGCAGATGAAGAACGGGCCCTCTACGACGACATCCAATTTGGTTTGCGAGAGCGCAGTCACGCTGCTGAGTGCTATCAAGGCAGCGAGCCCAAGGACACTGGCGAGAATCTTTCGCATGATTTTTCCTCTCAATCAGTTATTTCCAAACGCATCGAAAGAGGCCCAGTAATACGGGTGTTGCGTGGCCCTTCTGGTCTCCGCTTCGGCCCCCGCCAGCGCCTCTGAGACCGTGGCGCCGCGGAGCAGGTTCTTGTAGAAAGCGTCCATCATTCTTGAAGTGACCTGCGAGTCCACGTCCCATCCGCTTGCCACCACATGCCGGACGCCGCGCCCTAGAAGTGCGCGCACCAGGCTGTCGGCCTCGTCGGAGCTTCGCTCGGTGCCGCCTTGCGTCGAGCACGCGGCAAGCACCGCAAGCCGGACGCTGCCCAGCTTGCTGTTGCCGAGGGACTGGCTCGTCAGCAGCGACGGTTGGCTTGAGCCGCTTTCCGAGCTGAGCAGCAATGCTGTGCGCTCTCCGTCCGAAACTGCATGGCCTACGAAGTAAACTGATTCCGCCTGCGGCATCTTCTTCATGACCGCGGAAAGAGTCGCCTGTCGCTCGACCAGCACTTCGGCGCGCGGGAAGAGGTAAGACACCGATCGCGCCTCCGCCACCACATCGTCGAGCGGCTGGACGCCGTCCATGCTTGACCCGGAGTTGGCGACCAACAGCATCTTCGTCTCGCGCGTGACGACTGCGCCCGACGCTGATTCTCGTTCGACGTCGCGAGCGCCCGACACATAGCGAATTGCGTGTTCATCTGAGAAATACTTGCCTGCGGGAGCGATCAGCGCCTGGAATGGAATTCCCGCCAGCGAATCGTCGTTCTCGATCAAAACGTTTTTCGCCTTGCGAAGCTGGCTTTCGACCGGCGCAATCAGTTGCGAGTACAGCGATCTTCCTTGGAGGCTCACTTGCTCCATCGAAGAAGACGGACGGGCGCACAACTCCCGGAACAAGCGCCCCTGCATCACCACGTCCGAGGCGTCCGCGGGTATCACCGAGGTCTCGATGCCTTGTTCCGTGATCGCCCAGGCCACGATGCGGTCCGGCAGACGGGTGAACAACAGCAACGCATCATCCCTCAAGTTCGGTCGCACCTGGGCGTCCCGAGCTTCTTCCGCCGCAAGTGCCGAGGCGAGCGAGTTCTCCATGACCGATGCATCCAGCTTCGTGCCGCGGCTGCCATTCGCGAGCGGGAGCACCGCTGGATCGGAGTTCCGGCAGAGCTCCCAAATCGCGAGAGCCTTCTGCGTGTTCCCGGTCTTCAGTTCGAGATCAATCCACAACAGATACGGTTCGGTCCAGGAATGGCGCCAGGCGAGCCGGTCCGCGTCGGAAGACAGGCTTCTCCGCGCGTGTTCTGCCAGGGCGACCGCGCTTCGATAAGCGCTCTTGGCTTCCTCTACTTTGCCTTCAAAGGCCAGGGTCTTGCCGCGCGTGGTGTAGTAGCTGCCGAGGGTGTACACGTTCTCGACCTGCGAAATCTCCGCCGGCGCCGGAAAGATCTGCGCCGTGGCGGAGCCGGTAAGCGCTTGCAGGTAAGCACTCTGCGTCGCGATGTCCATGCGGAAGTTGCTGGTTTCGGAGGATGGCGGCACATCCGCAATAAGAGACTCTGCCGCACGAAGATGCTCGAGCGACACTGCCGGGCTCTTCGCGAGCAAACTGGCCTTTGCTAGCGCGAGATGTTCTTCGGCCCGTGCGAAGGGCTTCTGGTTTCCTTCCACCAGCGAGAGCGCCTGCTCGCCATACGCGACATCGGAGAACCAGGAGTTTCGAACCTCCACTCCGAATTCCACGGTGGTATAGAGGTTGTACCCATAAGTGAGGTCCTGCGAGCCCGCCCAGAACTCGCGAATCCCGTCGGAAGAAGCGTGCCAGCCTCCGGCCAGGTCTCCGCGAGCGAAGCGATCGGCGGCAAGAAAGTTGAGCGCGCGCAGAGAGATGCCCGCATAGGATGCGGCTTGCGAGATCTGGCGGGCGCGCCTGAGAAATTCGGAGGCTCCGAAGTTTCCCGTTTCCAGTTCGCAGTTGTAGCGCTCAAGCGCCGTCTGCGCGCTCAACCAGGGGTAGGAAACTTCGCGCAGGGCGGATTGCAACTGGCTCGCTTGCCGCGAGCAGACGGTTCCCATGTCGGCAAACTCGCTCGCATACAGCTCTTCAAACGCAGCGCGCAATTCACCCGCGCGATTTCCCATCTTCGCGAAACTTCGCCTGGCGTCTTGCGCCGCCGCGCGGCCTAGGCTGTAGTTCTGTTGCGTCCAGTCTGCCTGGGCAGCGGTCGAGAGCGACGCCACCGCATCTGCCAGCGAATCGGATCCGGGCTGCCAAAGAAGGTCACGCAACCAACGGTCGCCGTGGCCGCGTTCGAGCACGATCGCCAGCGCCTTGAGCGCGCGCCTCGCTGATTCGTCCGCGTCGCCTTTTCGCGGAAACGCTGCCGGAAGCCAACTCCGCGTCGCCTCCGAAACGTACTCTTCCACGCGCGGCTCCACCTCTTTCCAAGTCGTGGGGTCCTCCGGCTGCACCCGGTCGGCAAACTCTCTCGCGCTCAGAAGCGGTCCTCCATTCTTTTCCAGCCGCGTCTTCTGCAACGCCGCGAGCTGTTGAAAGTTAGAACGCGCTTCCTCGGCCCATCCCTTTTCCTTTTCCAATTCGGATACGCGTCTCCAGTCCTCCATGCTTTGGCCGTACATGCCAAGCCGCTTCGCGATCACCGCGCGGTTGAACAGGAGCAATGTATCTCCCGAACGCGCCTGCACCGCCCGGCTCTCTAGCTCATAAGCGTCTACTAGCGACTCCCAGTCCCCTTGCGCTTCTCCGCGTTCATAGTATGCAGTGGCCAGATCGTTCAGGATCTCCGGCGATTCCGGTTCATGCGCGAGAGCCAGGTGGAAGTCGCCCAAAGCTTCGTCAAAGCTCCACTCCAATAGGTTGGCGCGGCCGCGATCACGCAACTCCAGCGTCCCAACCGGATTCGCTTGGTAGAGCCGCGCCACCTCCGCTTCCGCTCGAAGCAGGTCCGCGGAACGCGCCTCTGCACGGATCCGCCCGCTTGCGCGCTCGCGAAGCAGAGACCACGCCGCCCCTCGCAGCCGCAGTTCGAGAGTCCTTGGGTCGCTGTATGCTTTTTCCAGTAGGTTGTCGGCTCGGGCACTGCCCCGAAGGCGCGACTCGAAACTTCGCCCTGCGATCGCCAGCAAACACGCTGCGATCATCGCAAGCCATGCCCCTCGCCCGATCCGCCTCTTCATCGCAACGTCGCCCCGCAACCAGAGATGTCAAAATGAAATGCGCAGGATTCTAGATGCCAGTCCCTACAGAGGCTAGTGAAAATCCGATTTAACAGAAATTTAGTCCGGTGTTGAAAAGGGTTTGCGTTTTTGCAGAACCTTCACAACGGGCAAGCCTACCTGCTCATCTCCGATGGTTCTTTTACCGGCGTTCTCGATCTCAACCGGGCGGCTCCGGACCGCGACCATGCTCAACGGGTCCTACCCTCACGCGGACCCCGCGGCGTTCGTCGGAATTCTCACGACCCACCTGATCAATGGCCACGATCGCATCGCTCTGCACCTTGGTTGAGAGCGGTGTGGTGCCCGGTGTGAGTCGAAAGCTCGCCCCGCTATACGAGCGAAGCAGATTGTGAAAAGGGATTTGCCCCAGTACTCCGTTTCACTCATCACAAGGGATTTCCTCCGGCCTGAATTCTACGTTCTGACCGAGACGCTACCGCGTCTGTGGCATTCCCTTGCAACTCTGATTTCATAACCGAGGACTGTATGTCACTCTCGCATCGTTTCTTGGCATCCCTACTCGCCCTCTGCATCGGGGTGGGCCAACCGATTTCAGCACAGGCGCAACCCGCGCCCGCGAAGCAT
This window encodes:
- a CDS encoding CHAT domain-containing protein; this encodes MARLYQANPVGTLELRDRGRANLLEWSFDEALGDFHLALAHEPESPEILNDLATAYYERGEAQGDWESLVDAYELESRAVQARSGDTLLLFNRAVIAKRLGMYGQSMEDWRRVSELEKEKGWAEEARSNFQQLAALQKTRLEKNGGPLLSAREFADRVQPEDPTTWKEVEPRVEEYVSEATRSWLPAAFPRKGDADESARRALKALAIVLERGHGDRWLRDLLWQPGSDSLADAVASLSTAAQADWTQQNYSLGRAAAQDARRSFAKMGNRAGELRAAFEELYASEFADMGTVCSRQASQLQSALREVSYPWLSAQTALERYNCELETGNFGASEFLRRARQISQAASYAGISLRALNFLAADRFARGDLAGGWHASSDGIREFWAGSQDLTYGYNLYTTVEFGVEVRNSWFSDVAYGEQALSLVEGNQKPFARAEEHLALAKASLLAKSPAVSLEHLRAAESLIADVPPSSETSNFRMDIATQSAYLQALTGSATAQIFPAPAEISQVENVYTLGSYYTTRGKTLAFEGKVEEAKSAYRSAVALAEHARRSLSSDADRLAWRHSWTEPYLLWIDLELKTGNTQKALAIWELCRNSDPAVLPLANGSRGTKLDASVMENSLASALAAEEARDAQVRPNLRDDALLLFTRLPDRIVAWAITEQGIETSVIPADASDVVMQGRLFRELCARPSSSMEQVSLQGRSLYSQLIAPVESQLRKAKNVLIENDDSLAGIPFQALIAPAGKYFSDEHAIRYVSGARDVERESASGAVVTRETKMLLVANSGSSMDGVQPLDDVVAEARSVSYLFPRAEVLVERQATLSAVMKKMPQAESVYFVGHAVSDGERTALLLSSESGSSQPSLLTSQSLGNSKLGSVRLAVLAACSTQGGTERSSDEADSLVRALLGRGVRHVVASGWDVDSQVTSRMMDAFYKNLLRGATVSEALAGAEAETRRATQHPYYWASFDAFGNN